The proteins below come from a single Zea mays cultivar B73 chromosome 8, Zm-B73-REFERENCE-NAM-5.0, whole genome shotgun sequence genomic window:
- the LOC103634795 gene encoding CDP-diacylglycerol--serine O-phosphatidyltransferase 2, which yields MIAAFLAYCTLQAPSTILIRPHPAVWHLVHGLAVVYLVALTFLLFQNRDDARQFMKLLHPDLGVELPERCYGADCRLYVPENPKNKFINIYETLFDEFVVAHILGWFGKAVMIRNQLLLWVLSIGFELLKL from the exons ATGATTGCAGCCTTCCTTGCCTACTGCACGCTTCAGGCACCTTCAAC GATACTTATTAGGCCCCACCCTGCTGTCTGGCACCTGGTACATGGACTGGCTGTCGTTTACCTCGTTGCTCTTACCTTCCTCCTTTTCCAG AATCGTGACGATGCTCGCCAGTTCATGAAACTCCTTCACCCTGATCTTGGAGTTG AATTGCCAGAGAGATGTTATGGAGCTGATTGTCGTCTGTATGTTCCAGAAAACCCTAAAAACAAGTTCATAAATATTTAT GagacattgtttgatgaatttgttGTTGCCCATATCCTTGGGTGGTTTGGCAAAGCTGTGATGATACGAAATCAACTTCTACTTTGGGTCTTGTCGATCGGCTTTGAGCTACTGAAACTCTGA
- the LOC103634796 gene encoding uncharacterized protein: MRNLSSTSQKLTELGTLGIAKEMDVLGILLNKRRIIGERLSGRILPAIIHQLKARTRGLGHLSVVKANCFSTEILDSSSTHNRNVVKSYLHHCTCEEWQHTGKPCQHALALITAQQTIDVNMEDFVHEYYSVERFRKAYSRLIEPLPDRTQWPEVDLPFVVGAPLDKRFAGRQRKLRIKSCLEGGGGGKPKKDATVAAVKAEWGTKKQMIRGKRKCKRCGELGHGETSYKCSLNGTKKRKRKPRKNTTKYGENAKLPTKRRGQNGEETNAAVDQTAQETGNADRDVQETNAIISSPIRPNRETILQDSPIRLTRRGLAMLLGESTSEQADFNLGSNKDLNVSPTKLATIKNAKPAKKMTPRKKKNLTASE, from the exons ATGAGGAATTTGAGCTCCACATCGCAAAAACTGACCGAACTAGGTACATTGGGTATTGCAAAGGAGATGGATGTCCTTGGCATATTGTTGAACAAGAGGAGAATTATTGGAGAAAGGCTTAGTGGAAGGATCCTTCCTGCAATAATACATCAATTAAAAGCAAGGACTAGAGGATTAGGACATCTATCTGTTGTCAAGGCTAACTGCTTTTCTACAGAGATTTTGGATAGCAGTAGCACCCATAACAGGAATGTGGTGAAGTCTTATTTGCATCACTGCACTTGTGAGGAATGGCAGCACACAGGTAAACCTTGTCAACATGCTCTTGCTCTAATCACAGCACAACAAACAATAGATGTAAACATGGAAGACTTTGTGCATGAATATTATTCTGTTGAGAGGTTTAGGAAAGCATACTCAAGATTGATTGAGCCACTTCCTGACAGAACACAATGGCCTGAAGTGGACTTGCCATTTGTTGTTGGCGCACCACTGGACAAAAGGTTTGCTGGTAGACAAAGAAAACTTAGGATCAAAAGTTGTTTGGAAGGTGGAGGTGGTGGAAAACCCAAAAAAGATGCAACGGTGGCTGCTGTAAAAGCTGAATGGGGGACAAAGAAACAAATGATCCGGGGAAAAAGAAAGTGCAAAAGATGTGGTGAACTAGGGCACGGAGAAACAAGCTACAAGTGTTCGCTAAATGGAACAAAAAAGAGGAAGAGGAAGCCTCGAAAGAATACCACTAAGTATGGAGAGAATGCCAAACTACCAACAAAAAGGAGAGGCCAAAATGGGGAAGAGACAAATGCTGCTGTAGACCAAACTGCGCAAGAGACAGGTAATGCAGACAGAGATGTGCAAGAGACAAATGCTATCATATCAAGTCCTATCAGACCAAATAGAGAAACAATATTGCAGGATAGCCCTATTAGATTGACTAGAAG GGGGCTTGCTATGTTGCTTGGGGAGAGCACAAGTGAGCAAGCTGACTTCAACCTTGGCAGCAACAAAGATTTGAATGTGTCGCCAACAAAGCTTGCAACAATTAAGAATGCAAAGCCTGCAAAAAAAATGAcaccaaggaagaagaagaacctGACAGCAAGTGAATGA
- the LOC541812 gene encoding chloroplastic group IIB intron splicing facilitator CRS2, chloroplastic precursor → MSLLAAAIPSTSSHFSAPFLPSFHMPRKNLTAPLHRIRRPRPFTVVSSVPDPAAGPVEYTPWLIAGLGNPGNKYYGTRHNVGFEMVDRIAAEEGITMNTIQSKSLLGIGSIGEVPVLVVKPQSYMNYSGEAIGPLAAYYQVPLRHILLIYDDTSLPNGVLRLQKKGGHGRHNGLQNVIEHLDGRREFPRLSIGIGSPPGKMDPRAFLLQKFSSEERVQIDTALEQGVDAVRTLVLKGFSGSTERFNLVQKYKFHRV, encoded by the exons ATGTCGTTGCTCGCCGCGGCCATTCCCAGCACTTCCTCCCACTTCTCCGCACCCTTCCTCCCCTCATTCCACATGCCCCGCAAGAACCTCACCGCCCCACTCCACCGGATCCGCCGTCCGCGGCCGTTCACCGTCGTCTCCTCCGTCCCAGACCCCGCGGCGGGGCCGGTGGAATACACGCCCTGGCTCATCGCCGGCCTCGGCAACCCAGGCAACAAGTACTACGGCACGCGGCACAAT GTGGGGTTTGAGATGGTGGATCGCATCGCGGCGGAGGAGGGGATTACGATGAACACAATCCAGTCCAAGTCGCTTCTGGGAATTG GTTCAATTGGCGAGGTGCCAGTCTTGGTGGTAAAACCGCAATCATACATGAACTACAGTGGAGAGGCA ATTGGACCTCTTGCAGCCTATTATCAAGTACCATTACGGCACATCCTCTTG ATTTATGATGATACAAGTCTGCCCAATGGTGTACTGCGGCTTCAAAAGAAAGGTGGTCATGGTCGCCACAACGG GCTACAGAATGTGATTGAGCATTTGGATGGTCGCAGAGAATTTCCTCGTTTATCTATAG GCATTGGTAGCCCACCTGGAAAAATGGACCCTCGGGCTTTCCTTCTGCAGAAGTTCAGTTCAGAGGAACGAGTCCAG ATCGACACTGCTCTGGAGCAAGGGGTGGACGCTGTGAGAACCCTTGTGCTTAAGGGTTTTAGTGGGAGTACTGAAAGATTCAACCTTGTGCAGAAGTACAAGTTCCACAGGGTTTGA
- the LOC541812 gene encoding chloroplastic group IIB intron splicing facilitator CRS2, chloroplastic isoform X2, with protein sequence MSLLAAAIPSTSSHFSAPFLPSFHMPRKNLTAPLHRIRRPRPFTVVSSVPDPAAGPVEYTPWLIAGLGNPGNKYYGTRHNVGFEMVDRIAAEEGITMNTIQSKSLLGIGSIGEVPVLVVKPQSYMNYSGEAIGPLAAYYQVPLRHILLIYDDTSLPNGVLRLQKKGGHGRHNGLQNVIEHLDGRREFPRLSIGIGSPPGKMDPRAFLLQKFSSEERVQELTSSMNLFVNQYS encoded by the exons ATGTCGTTGCTCGCCGCGGCCATTCCCAGCACTTCCTCCCACTTCTCCGCACCCTTCCTCCCCTCATTCCACATGCCCCGCAAGAACCTCACCGCCCCACTCCACCGGATCCGCCGTCCGCGGCCGTTCACCGTCGTCTCCTCCGTCCCAGACCCCGCGGCGGGGCCGGTGGAATACACGCCCTGGCTCATCGCCGGCCTCGGCAACCCAGGCAACAAGTACTACGGCACGCGGCACAAT GTGGGGTTTGAGATGGTGGATCGCATCGCGGCGGAGGAGGGGATTACGATGAACACAATCCAGTCCAAGTCGCTTCTGGGAATTG GTTCAATTGGCGAGGTGCCAGTCTTGGTGGTAAAACCGCAATCATACATGAACTACAGTGGAGAGGCA ATTGGACCTCTTGCAGCCTATTATCAAGTACCATTACGGCACATCCTCTTG ATTTATGATGATACAAGTCTGCCCAATGGTGTACTGCGGCTTCAAAAGAAAGGTGGTCATGGTCGCCACAACGG GCTACAGAATGTGATTGAGCATTTGGATGGTCGCAGAGAATTTCCTCGTTTATCTATAG GCATTGGTAGCCCACCTGGAAAAATGGACCCTCGGGCTTTCCTTCTGCAGAAGTTCAGTTCAGAGGAACGAGTCCAG GAGCTTACAAGTTCGATGAATCTGTTTGTTAATCAGTATAGCTGA
- the LOC541812 gene encoding chloroplastic group IIB intron splicing facilitator CRS2, chloroplastic isoform X3: MSLLAAAIPSTSSHFSAPFLPSFHMPRKNLTAPLHRIRRPRPFTVVSSVPDPAAGPVEYTPWLIAGLGNPGNKYYGTRHNVGFEMVDRIAAEEGITMNTIQSKSLLGIGSIGEVPVLVVKPQSYMNYSGEAIGPLAAYYQVPLRHILLIYDDTSLPNGVLRLQKKGGHGRHNGLQNVIEHLDGRREFPRLSIGIGSPPGKMDPRAFLLQKFSSEERVQV; this comes from the exons ATGTCGTTGCTCGCCGCGGCCATTCCCAGCACTTCCTCCCACTTCTCCGCACCCTTCCTCCCCTCATTCCACATGCCCCGCAAGAACCTCACCGCCCCACTCCACCGGATCCGCCGTCCGCGGCCGTTCACCGTCGTCTCCTCCGTCCCAGACCCCGCGGCGGGGCCGGTGGAATACACGCCCTGGCTCATCGCCGGCCTCGGCAACCCAGGCAACAAGTACTACGGCACGCGGCACAAT GTGGGGTTTGAGATGGTGGATCGCATCGCGGCGGAGGAGGGGATTACGATGAACACAATCCAGTCCAAGTCGCTTCTGGGAATTG GTTCAATTGGCGAGGTGCCAGTCTTGGTGGTAAAACCGCAATCATACATGAACTACAGTGGAGAGGCA ATTGGACCTCTTGCAGCCTATTATCAAGTACCATTACGGCACATCCTCTTG ATTTATGATGATACAAGTCTGCCCAATGGTGTACTGCGGCTTCAAAAGAAAGGTGGTCATGGTCGCCACAACGG GCTACAGAATGTGATTGAGCATTTGGATGGTCGCAGAGAATTTCCTCGTTTATCTATAG GCATTGGTAGCCCACCTGGAAAAATGGACCCTCGGGCTTTCCTTCTGCAGAAGTTCAGTTCAGAGGAACGAGTCCAG GTTTAA